One Candidatus Nitrososphaera evergladensis SR1 genomic window carries:
- a CDS encoding cation diffusion facilitator family transporter, with the protein MTQEERRNKLALERMKKLKIVLALTSGYLVAEVVGGFLTNSLALLADAGHMLTDVGGLTLALFAVSYARRPATPQRTYGFYRMEILASLANSIVLILLSIYILYEAYRRIFEPPEIQSLSMTIVAAVGLGVNLAGLRLMSGGGGSDGSGGHGHDVHDHHHHSSDQHGQEEEKSLNIEGARLELLSDTLGSIGVIAAGAVIMATGFYLADPIVSIGLAVFILPRTWSLLKKSIHILMEGVPSNISYEEVKNAILQVRGVTGIFDMHIWTITSGINALSAHVVVIDTGRSHAILQEINSLLEKRFKITHATIQIEGYHSESGAP; encoded by the coding sequence ATGACACAGGAAGAAAGGAGAAACAAACTGGCACTGGAGCGGATGAAAAAGCTCAAGATAGTGCTTGCCCTGACTTCAGGTTACCTCGTTGCAGAGGTTGTTGGAGGTTTTCTCACCAACAGCCTTGCGCTGCTTGCAGATGCGGGCCACATGCTCACCGACGTTGGCGGCCTTACTCTGGCGCTCTTTGCCGTCAGCTACGCCCGCAGGCCGGCCACCCCGCAGAGGACGTACGGCTTTTACAGGATGGAGATACTTGCTTCTCTGGCAAACAGCATAGTCCTGATACTGCTGTCGATATACATCCTGTACGAGGCCTACAGGCGCATTTTTGAGCCTCCGGAAATCCAGAGCCTGTCCATGACCATAGTGGCCGCAGTTGGCCTTGGAGTGAATTTGGCGGGGCTGCGGCTGATGAGTGGTGGCGGTGGTAGTGATGGCAGTGGTGGGCACGGCCACGACGTGCATGATCATCACCACCATTCAAGCGACCAGCACGGCCAAGAAGAAGAAAAAAGCCTGAACATTGAAGGCGCGCGCCTGGAGCTTTTATCGGATACGCTGGGATCTATCGGCGTAATTGCCGCCGGCGCGGTAATAATGGCAACCGGGTTTTACCTTGCAGACCCCATAGTCAGCATCGGCCTGGCGGTGTTTATCCTCCCAAGGACGTGGTCTCTGCTCAAAAAGTCAATCCACATCCTGATGGAGGGGGTCCCAAGCAACATATCATACGAAGAAGTGAAAAACGCGATACTTCAGGTGAGGGGGGTGACCGGAATATTTGACATGCACATATGGACCATAACATCGGGCATCAACGCCCTGTCTGCGCACGTCGTCGTGATAGACACCGGCAGATCGCACGCGATATTGCAAGAGATAAACTCGCTCCTTGAAAAGCGCTTCAAGATCACCCACGCCACCATCCAGATAGAAGGGTATCACTCTGAATCAGGCGCGCCTTGA
- a CDS encoding PPOX class F420-dependent oxidoreductase: MGPDLSQFEGQQCINLETYKKSGQPVATPVWFTIDGDRLFVVTRSETGKVKRLRNNEAVRIMPCGMRGEPKGEWLSAKARFATPEETEKALKQRSKKYGFKVKIAGLFSSGRGDLVAISIAPEEGAQ, translated from the coding sequence ATGGGCCCAGACCTATCGCAGTTTGAAGGCCAGCAGTGCATCAACCTTGAAACCTACAAAAAGAGCGGCCAGCCGGTGGCTACCCCGGTGTGGTTTACCATAGATGGCGACAGGCTGTTTGTCGTTACAAGGAGCGAGACGGGCAAGGTCAAGCGCCTGCGCAACAACGAAGCGGTCAGGATAATGCCGTGCGGGATGCGAGGCGAGCCAAAGGGCGAGTGGCTGAGCGCAAAGGCGCGGTTTGCCACGCCAGAAGAGACAGAGAAGGCGCTGAAACAGAGGAGCAAGAAATACGGCTTTAAGGTCAAGATCGCCGGGCTTTTTTCGTCCGGCAGGGGCGACCTCGTGGCAATATCAATAGCGCCAGAAGAAGGAGCACAATAG
- a CDS encoding ferritin-like domain-containing protein, which translates to MGKKSLEIAGPGVDGTVAMLHKAYAFEMSTFHYFQYVANNIEGLGVLHEDFFDERAEEELGHAEEVNERLMELGTNPTDDPARWEQESGVGKLEPKRYLSLRSAIEKALEFERVAIGLYNDLANATKDKDHGTYQLALKLLHDELEDEQTMEDILARLEIQDRR; encoded by the coding sequence ATGGGAAAAAAATCATTAGAAATAGCGGGTCCCGGCGTCGATGGCACTGTTGCAATGCTGCATAAAGCATATGCTTTTGAAATGTCGACCTTTCATTACTTCCAGTACGTAGCCAACAACATAGAGGGCTTGGGGGTTTTGCACGAGGACTTTTTTGATGAGAGAGCCGAAGAAGAACTTGGCCATGCTGAAGAAGTTAACGAAAGACTGATGGAACTTGGAACCAACCCGACAGACGATCCTGCCAGATGGGAGCAAGAAAGCGGCGTGGGCAAGCTAGAGCCAAAAAGGTACCTTTCCCTTAGAAGCGCAATTGAAAAGGCACTTGAGTTTGAGAGAGTCGCAATCGGGCTGTACAACGACTTGGCCAACGCCACAAAAGACAAGGATCACGGAACATACCAACTTGCACTGAAATTGCTGCATGACGAACTGGAAGACGAGCAAACGATGGAAGACATACTGGCAAGGCTCGAGATTCAGGATAGAAGGTAG
- a CDS encoding MBL fold metallo-hydrolase, which yields MLLREVEKAVVTCLVDNNVDVLLPNTKVAQRPSLAENWYEQPLIAEHGFSAAITVVESSNWKERRILLDSGLDPLAAAYNADVLGFDLSTCELVISSHGHIDHAGGLLNIRRKMNAEQKIPLVLHKDAFRNRMVKFQDGRTINLPAPKRSLLAGAGYEITEKHSRSTWLDDSILVTGEIARTNNFEKGFPNHYSEAEDGEMENDPLIKDDQAVILNVKGKGLVVITGCGHAGIINTLNFAKELTGQDTIYAVIGGMHLTGSLFEPVIPKTVDELEKLSPTFVVPCHCSGLKAANEIAAKMPHAFTQNSVGTSYVF from the coding sequence ATGTTGTTAAGAGAGGTGGAGAAGGCGGTAGTCACCTGCCTGGTTGACAACAACGTAGATGTACTATTGCCAAATACCAAAGTGGCACAGCGGCCCTCTCTGGCAGAAAACTGGTACGAGCAGCCGCTAATTGCAGAACATGGCTTTTCTGCAGCCATAACAGTGGTAGAATCTAGTAATTGGAAAGAACGCAGAATACTGCTTGATTCAGGTCTGGACCCGCTGGCCGCTGCCTACAATGCAGACGTGCTTGGCTTTGATCTATCCACCTGCGAGCTGGTTATTTCAAGCCACGGGCACATCGACCACGCAGGAGGTTTGCTCAATATCAGAAGGAAGATGAACGCAGAACAAAAGATCCCCTTGGTCCTTCATAAAGACGCTTTTAGGAACAGGATGGTCAAGTTCCAGGACGGCAGGACAATAAACCTGCCGGCTCCAAAAAGGTCTCTTTTGGCAGGGGCAGGCTATGAAATCACTGAAAAGCATTCACGAAGCACATGGCTTGACGACAGCATCCTAGTCACGGGAGAAATAGCGCGAACAAATAACTTTGAGAAAGGTTTTCCAAACCATTATTCCGAAGCAGAGGATGGAGAGATGGAAAATGATCCGTTGATCAAAGATGATCAGGCCGTTATATTAAATGTCAAAGGCAAGGGACTCGTGGTCATTACAGGCTGTGGACATGCGGGAATAATAAACACCCTGAACTTTGCAAAAGAATTGACTGGACAGGACACCATCTATGCCGTGATTGGAGGGATGCACCTGACTGGATCACTCTTTGAGCCAGTAATTCCCAAGACAGTAGATGAATTGGAGAAGTTGAGCCCCACGTTCGTTGTGCCTTGTCATTGCTCTGGCCTGAAAGCCGCAAATGAAATAGCCGCAAAGATGCCTCACGCATTTACGCAAAACAGCGTCGGAACCAGCTATGTCTTTTAG
- a CDS encoding PepSY domain-containing protein, translating to MASIAALPFAAFAQTTTDEDEDNNSNDTLTAPENNNSTAATNSTETNQLDNSTATDQMDNSTATDQEGITGQADNSTATEGNSTLTAPEENNSTMTAPEENATTTGAEDTSGIVGTIIVNSTMSADDFDEGSLAVPQSNATQIAAAQVTNGTVVDSQLDVVQGFLVYTVTVVDVANHNVYHVIVDPGDGNILYTSPGIPAGNSDIEDAMEESGGSSNGGGNSDDDDDDHGGHHSHDDDDDDDDSSCDE from the coding sequence ATGGCATCAATAGCAGCATTGCCATTTGCTGCTTTCGCGCAGACAACCACTGATGAGGATGAAGACAATAATAGCAACGACACGCTGACAGCTCCAGAAAATAATAACAGCACCGCCGCAACAAACAGTACAGAAACAAATCAACTAGACAACAGTACCGCAACAGACCAGATGGACAATAGTACCGCAACAGACCAAGAAGGCATAACCGGTCAAGCAGACAATAGCACAGCTACTGAAGGCAATAGCACACTAACCGCTCCCGAAGAAAACAACAGCACCATGACCGCTCCAGAAGAGAACGCCACAACAACCGGGGCAGAAGACACTTCAGGTATAGTAGGGACAATTATCGTCAACAGCACCATGTCCGCAGACGACTTTGACGAAGGCAGTCTTGCCGTTCCACAGAGCAATGCTACCCAGATAGCAGCTGCTCAAGTTACCAATGGCACCGTAGTCGACAGCCAGCTGGACGTGGTACAGGGCTTCCTAGTGTACACGGTTACAGTAGTAGACGTTGCCAACCACAATGTCTATCACGTGATCGTCGATCCAGGAGACGGAAACATACTTTACACCTCTCCAGGAATACCTGCGGGCAACTCTGACATAGAGGATGCAATGGAGGAAAGTGGAGGAAGCAGTAATGGTGGCGGCAACAGTGATGATGACGATGACGACCACGGCGGCCATCACTCCCACGACGACGATGATGATGACGATGACAGCAGCTGTGACGAATGA
- a CDS encoding ABC transporter ATP-binding protein: MMMARMTMTIFRLRRRRAATTTSVENAHQKEPSISAARYVLTHLKKDRLRLIWAVFWSVVFVIIPMQVPILTGTLIDGIHHTAHPRIYGMIDLSSLTPQETVTYAVIGLMVVAGLYGTAAYFRTTSIAKVSRHFVSEIRKTLIQKLEVLSLDIHSKYGSGELLNRALLDTQSLRTFIESSFIKTVVRVVQMSYPILLLFLLDPFLAAIALSVLPAQWLIVSRLQKKLHRTSRRAKKSRARLTTVIKETLDGIETVQTSTAESRSFEKVSSLAEKIESNQVQTQKYVGMITGVVWAFTSFGLALIWWQGGLRVLDGHMTVGNLIQCSGLSLFIYQPYRSFTKAINDYQKGIVAAERIQEILETPSSIQESPDATHLDIQHGSIEFRNVAFSYSLSSSSNSSSSSAAPVHQEEQQRYDQEVLRGIDLKIPAHSLTAIVGRSGSGKSTLLKLVSRLYDPSSGQVLIDDQDIKKIKLDSLRSQIAVVPQTPFIFSGTISENIKLAKPDATDEELRQACESADCLHFILKQKKGFETRLGQGGISLSGGQAQRIAIARALIRRPVILLLDEPSSALDSESESAIMATLYNLKSTITIILVGHHLKAISKADRLVVMNDGKIVQDGTHTELISSQGLYNMLYVEKS; this comes from the coding sequence ATGATGATGGCAAGGATGACGATGACAATATTCAGGCTCCGTCGCCGGCGGGCAGCAACAACAACATCAGTAGAAAACGCGCATCAAAAGGAGCCGTCAATTTCTGCTGCAAGATATGTATTGACGCACCTGAAAAAGGACAGGCTGAGACTAATCTGGGCGGTATTTTGGTCTGTTGTTTTTGTCATCATACCAATGCAGGTGCCCATACTTACAGGAACATTGATCGACGGGATACACCATACAGCGCATCCAAGGATCTATGGCATGATAGATCTTTCATCTTTAACACCTCAAGAAACTGTCACCTATGCTGTTATTGGCCTGATGGTTGTCGCGGGTCTGTATGGAACTGCGGCATACTTTCGCACTACTTCTATCGCCAAGGTCAGCCGGCATTTTGTGTCTGAAATACGAAAGACCTTGATCCAAAAACTAGAGGTACTTTCGCTAGACATTCATTCAAAGTACGGCTCTGGCGAACTCCTCAACAGGGCATTGCTTGACACCCAATCCCTAAGGACCTTCATTGAAAGTAGCTTCATCAAGACCGTCGTGAGGGTCGTGCAAATGTCATACCCGATTCTGCTACTATTTTTGCTGGATCCTTTTCTTGCCGCAATAGCCTTGTCCGTCCTGCCCGCGCAATGGCTGATAGTGTCAAGGCTGCAAAAAAAGCTGCACAGGACATCAAGGCGGGCCAAGAAATCAAGAGCCCGTTTGACCACGGTAATAAAGGAAACGCTGGACGGGATAGAGACCGTGCAGACTTCAACTGCAGAGTCAAGGTCGTTTGAGAAAGTCTCATCCCTTGCTGAAAAAATAGAGTCAAACCAGGTGCAGACTCAAAAGTATGTCGGCATGATAACCGGCGTAGTGTGGGCGTTTACAAGTTTTGGACTGGCATTAATCTGGTGGCAGGGAGGCCTAAGGGTGCTGGATGGGCACATGACAGTGGGGAACCTGATCCAGTGCAGCGGCCTGTCTTTGTTCATTTACCAGCCCTACAGGAGCTTTACCAAAGCGATTAATGACTACCAAAAAGGCATAGTTGCAGCAGAAAGAATACAGGAGATCCTAGAAACGCCTTCTTCAATCCAGGAATCTCCAGACGCCACTCACCTGGATATACAGCATGGCAGCATAGAGTTTAGAAACGTCGCTTTCTCGTATTCGCTTTCTTCTTCAAGCAATTCTTCTTCCTCCTCTGCTGCGCCTGTACATCAGGAGGAGCAGCAGCGTTACGATCAAGAAGTACTAAGAGGCATAGATCTAAAGATACCGGCGCATAGCTTGACCGCAATTGTAGGCAGAAGCGGCTCCGGCAAGAGTACGCTTTTGAAGCTAGTCTCCAGGCTATACGATCCGTCATCGGGCCAGGTCCTGATCGACGACCAGGACATAAAAAAGATAAAACTTGATTCTCTTAGGTCGCAAATTGCCGTAGTTCCACAGACGCCATTCATTTTTAGCGGAACTATTTCTGAGAACATCAAGCTGGCAAAACCTGATGCCACCGACGAAGAGTTGAGGCAGGCGTGCGAATCAGCCGACTGCTTGCACTTTATCCTAAAACAAAAGAAAGGGTTTGAAACCCGCCTGGGCCAGGGAGGGATCAGCCTCTCTGGAGGGCAGGCCCAGAGGATCGCGATAGCCAGAGCGCTGATAAGAAGACCGGTGATTTTATTGCTAGATGAGCCTAGTTCTGCACTTGACTCTGAATCAGAATCTGCAATAATGGCAACACTGTACAATCTCAAGAGCACCATTACGATAATTCTTGTTGGACACCACCTAAAAGCAATCAGCAAAGCTGATAGGCTGGTTGTAATGAACGATGGAAAAATAGTGCAGGATGGAACTCACACGGAACTTATTTCCTCTCAGGGACTTTACAACATGCTTTATGTTGAAAAATCGTGA
- a CDS encoding DUF2267 domain-containing protein: protein MSTQDLANQLAQRVGITPEQASTAINLLSKTLLQKADPNKASSLLSKLPSSITSMFSDSEKQQFTTTQQSLSGEEVVNKIKTDAGINDQKKAQQTTEEAVKLLQEKTGEGDLLDNVMGRFKKIDLNPFD from the coding sequence ATGTCTACACAGGACCTGGCGAATCAACTGGCTCAGCGCGTAGGGATTACTCCGGAACAGGCAAGTACGGCAATCAATCTACTTTCAAAAACACTGTTGCAAAAAGCCGATCCAAACAAGGCATCAAGCCTCCTGTCAAAGCTTCCATCCAGTATCACGAGCATGTTCTCAGACAGCGAAAAGCAACAGTTCACGACGACCCAGCAAAGCTTGAGCGGCGAAGAAGTGGTCAACAAGATTAAGACGGATGCCGGGATAAATGATCAGAAAAAAGCCCAGCAGACAACAGAAGAAGCAGTAAAACTGCTGCAAGAGAAAACAGGAGAAGGCGATCTGCTGGATAATGTCATGGGCAGGTTCAAAAAGATAGATCTCAACCCATTTGACTAG
- a CDS encoding DUF5679 domain-containing protein gives MIAAKQTYCTKCKTNVDIIDGKYARLANNRAVFEGQCSQCGTKLTKARVMPRSSSAIMVKRRRKGLLR, from the coding sequence ATGATAGCCGCAAAACAAACATACTGCACCAAATGCAAAACAAACGTCGACATTATTGACGGAAAATATGCAAGGCTTGCCAACAACAGGGCTGTTTTTGAAGGTCAATGTTCCCAGTGTGGAACAAAACTGACAAAGGCAAGAGTGATGCCAAGAAGCAGTAGTGCAATTATGGTAAAGAGAAGGAGAAAGGGCCTGCTGCGTTAG
- a CDS encoding polysaccharide deacetylase family protein produces MVHIRKNVTIIVVASALLLATGAMFVIQQQKQALARHTSPDGQSSSSPTRCNCVIFRADDIQDYWKQEPQVALLDIFISKSVPLSVGLVMNHYGSDRLIVDKVREGGPLFEYDIHGWDHVDYTTLSAQQQEESISQAQAKIESVMGKDAKVFFAPYNNFDTNTLIAMKLGGLKIISASKADTSPYAPANDTLGILHMPQSINYGYANSTSERHAWRTVAEMKSVVEADIEVRGWAVVTIHPQDFAKYDDGEENGGKMLNVADEQRVDTFKTFIDQLRAEGKTLTTFEGAVRIMDGDDVHPDLH; encoded by the coding sequence ATGGTCCACATCAGGAAAAACGTCACGATAATTGTTGTGGCAAGCGCATTGCTGCTAGCGACCGGAGCCATGTTTGTGATACAACAACAAAAGCAGGCTCTGGCAAGGCACACGTCTCCTGACGGACAATCGTCTTCTTCACCTACACGATGCAACTGCGTAATCTTTAGGGCTGACGACATACAGGACTATTGGAAGCAAGAGCCGCAAGTCGCGCTGCTTGATATTTTCATCAGCAAATCTGTACCATTATCTGTCGGGCTGGTCATGAACCATTATGGAAGCGACCGCCTCATAGTTGACAAGGTGAGGGAGGGTGGCCCGCTTTTTGAGTACGACATACACGGCTGGGACCATGTTGACTATACGACCTTGAGCGCGCAGCAGCAGGAAGAATCGATTAGCCAGGCACAGGCAAAGATAGAGTCAGTCATGGGCAAAGACGCCAAGGTTTTCTTTGCGCCTTACAACAATTTCGATACAAACACGCTCATTGCCATGAAGCTTGGCGGCCTCAAGATAATCAGCGCCAGCAAGGCAGACACCAGCCCATATGCTCCGGCCAACGATACTCTTGGGATATTGCACATGCCGCAAAGCATCAACTACGGCTATGCAAACAGCACCTCTGAAAGACATGCGTGGCGCACTGTTGCAGAGATGAAAAGCGTGGTTGAGGCAGACATCGAGGTCAGAGGCTGGGCCGTTGTAACGATACACCCGCAGGACTTTGCAAAGTATGATGATGGAGAAGAAAACGGCGGCAAGATGCTTAACGTCGCAGACGAGCAGAGAGTGGATACATTCAAGACCTTTATCGACCAGCTACGCGCGGAAGGCAAAACGCTCACAACCTTTGAAGGCGCAGTACGGATCATGGATGGAGATGATGTCCACCCTGATCTACACTAA
- a CDS encoding metal-dependent transcriptional regulator — MTREEDSSEEKLYVGTAESEHVEMYLKAIWYIAEREEEVRVSSIAKLLNVRQPSVIQMLKKLAGLNLVKYTSQEVGITPEGERVGKQMIRNTRLLEVLMNDALKIEVDEEMVCGIEHHMKDIFTEALCTLLNHPRQCPHGHSIPRGRCCPYD, encoded by the coding sequence GTGACAAGGGAAGAAGACAGCTCGGAAGAAAAGCTCTATGTTGGAACGGCCGAGTCGGAGCACGTTGAAATGTACCTGAAAGCAATCTGGTACATTGCTGAAAGGGAAGAAGAGGTCAGGGTAAGTTCCATTGCAAAACTGTTGAACGTGCGGCAACCATCCGTGATACAGATGCTCAAAAAGCTGGCCGGTTTGAATCTTGTGAAATACACATCACAAGAGGTAGGGATCACTCCAGAGGGGGAACGTGTTGGAAAACAGATGATAAGAAATACCCGGCTACTGGAAGTGCTCATGAATGATGCACTAAAGATAGAGGTCGACGAGGAGATGGTCTGCGGGATAGAGCACCATATGAAGGATATTTTCACCGAGGCCTTGTGCACCCTCTTGAACCATCCCCGGCAATGCCCGCACGGCCACAGCATCCCCCGAGGGAGATGTTGCCCGTATGATTGA
- a CDS encoding M14 family zinc carboxypeptidase, with product MLEQEHGFSHPGSSSEIIGYSEKGRPLVVGYYYNNEGSHLDSGKKNPKVRVFVLAGQHGDERYGRKAVGRLVNILDDNSSIYQREFQSLQIAILQDANPDGASMRSRANASGIDLNRDHQFLNAAETRAMHSFIRKWRPHLVIDVHNYPSKRKHLLKKGLVLHHDVFVDVPTSPCVFANPCMNQKTLDQFLHEIRADLQLHGFSCERYCMIRPSGRVRHSTPDVIDARNFLTLRYNAMTVLLEGRTPTRKDGELKRELLVAAQLQALLSILAWSVRNGSHLRSISNYIPVKGERVPIQSRYAAARQALRMSFKTVKSDNIEILSLPNYTPYLEISRYVDLPAAYAVPKENKKLLNLLHRHGFVSMSLDSPCAERAAVQRYYIQSRGSKRENKPQSRAPAMAAIVTAAGPEKRALCDDSYEIFPSSQLGGHSLAILLEPKSKYGLCRNKRFGLSLLPESYYPILRVM from the coding sequence ATGCTTGAGCAAGAACACGGTTTTTCCCATCCAGGCAGCTCCTCTGAGATAATAGGCTACTCTGAAAAGGGCCGGCCGCTGGTCGTCGGCTACTACTACAATAATGAAGGCAGTCATTTGGATTCAGGCAAAAAAAATCCCAAAGTCAGGGTCTTTGTCCTGGCGGGACAGCATGGCGACGAGCGGTATGGCAGAAAAGCAGTGGGCAGGCTAGTCAACATTCTTGACGACAACAGCAGCATCTATCAAAGGGAATTCCAGTCTCTCCAGATAGCCATCCTCCAGGATGCAAATCCAGATGGTGCATCCATGAGGTCCAGGGCTAACGCGTCGGGCATTGACCTGAACAGGGATCACCAATTCCTGAACGCGGCAGAGACAAGAGCAATGCACTCTTTTATAAGAAAATGGAGGCCGCACCTTGTAATTGATGTTCACAACTACCCTTCAAAAAGAAAGCATTTGCTGAAGAAAGGGCTGGTGCTTCACCATGACGTATTCGTCGACGTTCCCACAAGCCCGTGCGTCTTTGCGAATCCCTGCATGAACCAGAAAACACTGGATCAATTTCTGCACGAGATAAGGGCGGATCTGCAGCTTCATGGATTCAGCTGCGAAAGATATTGCATGATAAGGCCATCTGGCAGGGTCAGACATAGCACGCCGGATGTCATCGACGCACGCAATTTCCTTACTCTCAGATATAATGCCATGACGGTCCTGCTTGAAGGAAGGACCCCCACCCGTAAAGATGGAGAGCTAAAAAGGGAATTGCTCGTAGCGGCGCAACTTCAAGCCCTCCTGTCCATTCTTGCATGGTCAGTCCGGAACGGGAGCCATCTCCGCAGCATTTCCAATTACATTCCCGTCAAAGGGGAAAGGGTGCCTATTCAGTCAAGGTATGCCGCAGCACGCCAGGCGCTCAGGATGAGTTTCAAGACTGTGAAATCCGATAATATAGAGATTCTTTCATTGCCAAACTATACCCCGTACCTGGAAATTTCAAGGTACGTGGACTTGCCGGCCGCGTACGCTGTTCCAAAGGAAAACAAAAAGCTCCTCAATCTTTTGCACCGGCATGGATTTGTGTCCATGTCTCTTGACAGCCCTTGCGCCGAAAGAGCAGCAGTACAGCGTTACTACATACAGTCTAGAGGCTCAAAACGTGAAAACAAGCCGCAATCAAGAGCTCCTGCCATGGCAGCAATAGTAACAGCTGCTGGGCCGGAGAAAAGGGCGCTTTGTGATGACAGTTACGAGATTTTTCCATCAAGCCAACTGGGAGGCCATTCCCTTGCAATCCTACTTGAACCCAAGTCAAAGTACGGTCTTTGCCGGAACAAGCGTTTTGGTCTTTCCCTTCTCCCAGAGAGCTATTACCCAATTTTGAGGGTCATGTGA
- a CDS encoding DUF1611 domain-containing protein yields MYSPPQKAILNYGSQTTETSSSSSASEIKWSWACRILENGSSYGLDENVSNVAPKAGDLALVKVDRIGYHNSIITANNRKLRIYPGDLLVGVFGNRYATDALEGELFGVQDLSILTAGGMIGTVKSRHKEFGRPTSVTFVGFLKNKKGLKVNLKELGFHLSRPKGALKNIIIIVGTGMNAGKTTAARILVKSLSDQGLKVAACKLTGSVSNRDQDELRSAYARTIIDFSDYGFPSTYLCTKKELFDLFDTMVADLEKTNPDVVIMEIADGILQRETAILLAEQSVKGMIKGIILAADSAPAALYAAEKIEEMGHKVIAVSGAITSSPLFVKEFEENSRIPVYASVDTGKELADAVMKFIGDSSNSSS; encoded by the coding sequence ATGTACTCTCCTCCTCAAAAGGCAATTCTCAATTACGGCAGCCAAACAACAGAGACATCATCGTCGTCGTCTGCATCCGAGATAAAGTGGTCTTGGGCTTGCAGGATACTTGAAAACGGCAGCAGCTACGGTCTTGACGAAAATGTTTCAAATGTTGCGCCAAAAGCAGGCGACCTTGCGCTTGTAAAAGTAGATCGAATTGGTTATCACAATTCAATCATAACTGCAAACAACAGAAAATTGCGGATCTACCCCGGCGATCTCCTTGTGGGAGTGTTCGGAAACAGGTATGCCACCGACGCCCTTGAAGGCGAACTTTTTGGAGTTCAAGACCTCAGCATACTGACTGCAGGAGGCATGATTGGGACTGTAAAATCCCGGCATAAGGAATTTGGCAGGCCCACCAGCGTTACTTTTGTCGGTTTTCTAAAGAACAAGAAAGGCCTCAAGGTGAATCTTAAGGAACTGGGGTTTCATTTATCGCGCCCAAAAGGCGCATTGAAGAACATAATCATAATAGTCGGCACAGGAATGAACGCAGGAAAAACGACTGCCGCAAGGATACTCGTAAAAAGCCTCTCGGATCAGGGGTTGAAGGTGGCAGCCTGCAAACTCACAGGGAGTGTGTCGAACCGGGACCAGGACGAACTAAGATCCGCGTACGCAAGGACTATCATAGATTTCAGCGACTATGGGTTCCCGTCTACTTACCTTTGCACCAAAAAAGAGCTGTTTGACCTCTTTGACACCATGGTGGCAGATTTGGAAAAGACAAACCCCGACGTGGTCATAATGGAAATCGCGGACGGAATACTGCAAAGAGAAACTGCCATTCTTCTTGCAGAGCAATCCGTAAAAGGCATGATAAAAGGAATAATACTTGCGGCAGACAGCGCGCCTGCCGCACTTTACGCCGCCGAAAAGATAGAGGAAATGGGCCACAAAGTGATCGCAGTATCGGGCGCGATCACGTCGTCGCCGTTGTTCGTAAAAGAATTTGAAGAGAACAGCCGCATTCCAGTCTATGCGTCTGTCGATACCGGAAAAGAGCTTGCAGATGCCGTCATGAAGTTCATCGGGGACAGCAGCAACTCATCATCATGA